A genomic window from Candidatus Woesearchaeota archaeon includes:
- a CDS encoding (2Fe-2S)-binding protein, whose translation MAILKSETKEIEVPDGSPIQLAADELGVMFGCRHGMCGTCQTEIVEGIENLSAPNEREEAMGATGPFRLCCQAEIKKGTVKIRV comes from the coding sequence ATGGCAATACTCAAATCAGAAACTAAAGAAATCGAAGTTCCAGACGGTTCTCCTATTCAGCTTGCCGCTGATGAACTGGGTGTGATGTTTGGTTGCCGTCATGGGATGTGCGGAACATGTCAAACAGAAATTGTGGAAGGAATTGAAAATCTTTCTGCGCCAAACGAACGCGAAGAAGCAATGGGCGCAACAGGACCATTTCGCTTATGCTGTCAAGCAGAGATTAAGAAAGGGACTGTGAAAATTAGGGTTTGA